From the genome of Phaenicophaeus curvirostris isolate KB17595 chromosome 6, BPBGC_Pcur_1.0, whole genome shotgun sequence, one region includes:
- the NKTR gene encoding NK-tumor recognition protein isoform X3 gives MGVRDRPQCFFEIEINREPVGRIMFQLFSDICPKTCKNFLCLCSGEKGIGKITGKKLCYKGTTFHRVVKNFMIQGGDFSEGNGKGGESIYGGYFKDENFILKHDRAFLLSMANRGKHTNGSQFFITTKPAPHLDGVHVVFGLVISGFEVIEQIENLKTDTASRPYADVRVIDCGVLVTKSAKDALEKKKKVSSDSEVSDSSSTASSSSETSSESEDENERSRRRRKRKRRAKTKQSRKRRKEERKKEDPRCKRISNQRRSLSDKSDTTEKAVEVSTKRDKPVVRPEEIPPVPENRFLLRRDVPVVNIEPEPKLLDATPALADQKPSVSKSGRKIKGRGTIRYHTPPRSRSCSESDDDESSETPPHWKEEMQRLRTYRPPSGEKWSKGDKLSDPCTSRWDERSASRRSRSWSRNGYSDLSTVRYSSHHKKHRKEKKKVKHKKKSKKQKHFKKHKQTKKKKTSGSSDVDSSHSFLRRTKSSCDHERKSRSSSLSSRHSSRRDWSKSDKEDQSSSTLSSRGTRSYYRSRSRSRSKSRSYSQRSSRSRSASKSSHSRSRSRSNSNPRHPKTVSNSPRNISTQLNENKLNKTAEPVRAVILPGDKVVVPPVVPENLPVIPLSDSPPPSRWKPGQKPWKPSYERIQEMKAKTTHLIPTQTNYNLVVVKEANPSSSYPKRQRSSDSDRSGYSKYRSDRSSDSSRSRSSQSRSYSRSYTRSRSPSSSRTKSHSSGRSPSPSKCRSDRSGYSESTSYYSLSDDDRHRNNRKTASNDQNGRSLKLRHETSSESTVPYKRTKDCDESSRGLKESDSLSSSDISTDSERSAKVVHEKEGRLQLQGKTQQLDKNSLSSERGEERSKSEQDSDHSKRKAPKEKSSEKPRGGAKTKRKSYSGSKWDSESNSERGEARPNRGNSRPSSSKEEGEATSGSDTELSVTKRIKKKSNSSEHVLDSDCVWKRRKQLSSSESESSCSSSTNVRGKSKKPKHGLKKSLKKSHSKKAKEKSKGKKEKKLKVQKRREMFHWQPPLEFGEDDDDEINEKLVSKDDKKDKQLTGNVKDKNQVYEKDEVAKDKMGNGEKSCADENLLGKNIISDASPDRSNLNKDGIETNASTGILNSGINVTACKNEIKQAEESNQNGLEDVIQTDDNMEICTPDRSSPGKVDVDVLSPDVLTVKPQAIGADINKDLQVETPEPDAVKLGNNIIDFINIKEEKETVMQESNSVPVSGAKDCSSKSDITENTQSNIIDNKWKPLQGVGNLQPATISTASEVKNVASAPEPKPAGLRIEIKAKNKVRPGSLFDEVRKTARLNRRPRNQESSSEEESPSRDDNSPSRSLSRSRSKSGSKSRHRTRSISYSRSRSRSRSSTYSYRSRSYTRSRSRGRYSTDRSRSRSSSYHSYKSRSRTYSRSRSRSSSYGHHSRSRSYTYDSYYSRSRSRSKRSDSYRRSRSYDRRSRSYGSDSESDRSYSNNRSPSESSRYS, from the exons ATGGGGGTGCGGGACCGGCCCCAGTGCTTCTTCGAGATCGAGATCAACCGGGAGCCAG TTGGTCGAATTATGTTTCAGCTTTTCTCAGACATATGTCCGAAGACTTGCAAAAACTTCCTTTGCCTATGCTCAG GTGAAAAAGGAATTGGCAAAATAACTGGAAAGAAGCTGTGTTACAAAGGCACTACATTCCATCGTGTGGTTAAAAACTTCATGATTCAGGGTGGGGACTTCAGCGAag GTAATGGAAAAGGAGGTGAATCTATTTATGGTGGCTATTTTAAAG aTGAAAACTTTATTCTCAAACATGACAGAGCGTTCCTTTTGTCAATGGCAAACCGAGGGAAACATACCAATGGTTCCCAATTTTTCAT AACGACGAAACCTGCTCCTCATCTTGACGG TGTACACGTTGTCTTTGGACTGGTTATTTCTGGGTTTGAAGTAATAGAACAAATAGAAAATTTGAAAACTGATACTGCAAGTAGGCCCTATGCTGATGTACGAGTTATTGACTGTGGGGTGCTGGTCACGAAATCGGCAAAAGATG ctttggagaaaaagaagaaagtgtcTTCTGACTCAGAAGTTTCAGACTCCTCCTCTACTGCATCAAGCTCTTCAGAAACTTCATCTGAAAGTgaagatgaaaatgaaagaagcagaagaagaagaaagcgTAAGAGAAGGGCTAAAACCAAACAATCAAGAAAacgaagaaaggaagagaggaagaaagaggatcCAAGGTGCAAGCGAATCTCAAACCAAAGACG CAGCCTTTCTGACAAGAGTGatacaacagaaaaagcagtcGAAGTTAGCACAAAGAGGGACAAACCTGTGGTACGTCCTGAAGAAATTCCCCCAGTGCctgaaaatagatttttgcTGAGAAGAGATGTGCCTGTTGTCAATATAGAACCTGAACC GAAGCTTCTTGATGCTACGCCAGCTCTGGCTGACCAGAAACCTTCAGTCTCTAAATCTGGACgaaaaattaaaggaagagGCACAATA cGATATCACACTCCACCTCGGTCACGATCGTGTTCTGAATCTGATGATGATGAGAGCAGTGAGACCCCTCCTCACTGGAAAGAGGAGATGCAGAGATTGCGAACGTACAGACCACCTAGTGGAGAAAAGTGGAGCAAAGGCGATAA GTTGAGCGATCCGTGTACAAGCAGATGGGATGAAAGAAGTGCATCCCGGAGATCAAGGTCTTGGTCGCGTAACGGTTATTCTGATCTAAGTACTGTGAGGTATTCCAGCCATCACAAGAaacacaggaaagagaaaaagaaggtgaaacataaaaagaaatctaaaaagcagaaacatttcaAGAAGCACAAGCAAacgaaaaaaaagaaaacatcaggcTCATCAGATGTAGATTCCTCTCATTCCTTCCTCAGGAGGACAAAATCGTCCTGTGATCATGAGAGGAAATCTCGTTCTTCTTCATTGTCTTCTAGACATTCATCCAGAAGAGACTGGTCTAAATCCGATAAGGAAGACCAGAGTTCATCTACTTTATCAAGCAGAGGGACTCGATCATACTACAGGTCCAGATCCAGATCTAGGTCTAAATCAAGATCTTATTCCCAAAGAAGTTCTAGATCACGATCAGCCTCTAAATCATCGCATTCTCGAAGTAGGTCAAGGTCAAATTCTAACCCTAGACATCCAAAGACAGTCTCCAATTCTCCACGAAATATTTCAAcacaattaaatgaaaataagttgAACAAGACTGCTGAGCCTGTAAGAGCAGTTATACTCCCAGGTGATAAAGTTGTTGTGCCACCAGTTGTCCCAGAAAACCTCCCTGTTATCCCTTTAAGTGATAGCCCACCGCCTTCAAGGTGGAAACCTGGGCAGAAACCATGGAAGCCATCTTATGAGCGAATTCAGGAAATGAAAGCTAAAACAACCCATTTAATACCCACACAAACTAATTACAATTTAGTAGTCGTTAAAGAGGCTAATCCTTCCTCCTCATATCCTAAGCGACAAAGGAGTTCAGATAGTGATCGAAGCGGTTATTCCAAATATCGTAGTGACAGAAGCTCAGACAGCTCGAGAAGCAGGTCCTCTCAAAGTAGGTCATACTCAAGATCCTATACAAGATCTAGAAGTCCATCTAGCTCTAGGACAAAATCTCACTCTTCTGGCAGATCCCCGTCACCGAGCAAGTGCCGCAGTGACAGGTCAGGTTATAGTGAATCAACATCTTATTATTCCCTTAGTGACGatgatagacacagaaacaacagaaaaaccgCATCAAATGATCAAAATGGTCGGTCCCTTAAACTGAGGCACGAAACGAGCTCTGAAAGTACTGTCCCTTATAAGCGTACGAAAGACTGTGATGAGTCTTCCCGAGGATTGAAAGAGAGTGACAGTTTATCATCTTCAGACATTTCTACTGACAGTGAGCGTTCTGCCAAAGTAGTCCACGAAAAAGAAGGCCGTCTTCAATTACAAGGGAAAACTCAGCAACTGGATAAAAATAGCTTAAGTTCTGAGAGAGGTGAGGAGAGGTCCAAGTCTGAACAGGATTCTGATCATTCTAAAAGGAAAGCACCGAAGGAGAAGTCTTCTGAGAAACCTAGAGGTGGTGCAAAAACTAAACGAAAATCCTATTCAGGTAGTAAGTGGGACTCTGAATCAAATTCTGAAAGAGGAGAGGCAAGGCCTAATAGGGGAAATTCCAGACCCTCTTCTAGTAAAGAAGAAGGAGAGGCCACATCAGGATCTGATACAGAGCTTAGCGTTAccaaaaggataaaaaaaaaatctaattcttCAGAACATGTTCTAGATTCTGATTGTGtgtggaagagaaggaagcagTTGTCATCTTCTGAATCTGAGAGTTCTTGTTCGAGCTCAACGAATGTGAGAGGaaagtcaaaaaaacccaaacatggattgaaaaaaagtttaaaaaaatcgcattccaaaaaagcaaaagaaaaatcaaaagggaaaaaggaaaagaaactcaaagttcagaaaagaagagaaatgtttcattGGCAGCCCCCTCTGGAATTTggtgaagatgatgatgatgagatAAATGAAAAGCTGGTTAGCAAGGATGATAAAAAAGACAAGCAGCTTACTGGGAACGTAAAGGATAAAAATCAAGTCTATGAAAAGGATGAAGTAGCCAAAGATAAAATGGGAAATGGTGAGAAGTCTTGTGCAGATGAAAACCTTTTAGGTAAAAACATTATAAGTGATGCCTCGCCAGATCGCAGTAACCTTAATAAAGATGGCATTGAAACAAATGCTTCAACCGGTATTTTAAACTCAGGAATAAATGTGACTGCTTGCAAGAACGAGATTAAACAAGCTGAAGAAAGTAACCAGAATGGACTGGAAGATGTTATTCAGACAGATGACAACATGGAGATCTGTACTCCAGATCGTAGCTCACCAGGGAAGGTTGATGTGGACGTTTTGTCTCCTGACGTTCTCACTGTTAAACCTCAGGCTATAGGTGCTGATATAAACAAAGATTTACAGGTTGAGACCCCTGAACCAGATGCTGTCAAACTAGGAAACAATATAATAGACTTTATtaatattaaagaagaaaaagaaactgtaatGCAAGAAAGTAACTCTGTCCCTGTGTCTGGTGCTAAAGACTGTAGTTCAAAAAGTGATATCACTGAAAATACACAAAGCAATATCATAGATAACAAGTGGAAGCCTTTGCAAGGTGTTGGTAATTTACAACCAGCAACAATTAGTACTGCTTCAGAAGTTAAGAATGTGGCTTCAGCCCCAGAGCCTAAACCAGCTGGTTTAAGAAttgaaataaaagctaaaaataaagtaagacCTGGATCTCTCTTTGATGAAGTTAGAAAAACAGCACGGCTGAATCGAAGGCCAAGGAACCAAGAAAGTTCCAGTGAGGAAGAATCTCCAAGTAGAGATGACAATAGCCCATCCAGGAGTCTCAGTAGGTCACGAAGTAAATCTGGATCCAAGTCCAGACACAGGACAAGGTCCATATCTTACAGTCGCTCAAGAAGTCGGTCCCGAAGTTCTACATATTCCTATAG GTCAAGAAGCTACACAAGAAGCCGAAGCAGAGGAAGGTATAGTACAGATCGGTCAAGAAGTCGAAGTAGTTCTTACCACAGTTACAAGAGTCGTAG TCGAACCTATAGTAGAAGTAGATCCAGAAGTAGTTCTTACGGTCATCATAGTCGGTCCAG GTCATACACGTATGATAGTTACTACAGCAGAAGTCGAAGTAGAAGTAAAAGGAGTGACAGCTATCGAAGATCTAGAAGTTACGATAGACGATCCAG ATCTTACGGCTCTGACAGTGAAAGCGATCGCAGTTACTCTAACAATCGAAGTCCCAGTGAAAGCAGCAGATACAGCTGA
- the NKTR gene encoding NK-tumor recognition protein isoform X1 → MGVRDRPQCFFEIEINREPVGRIMFQLFSDICPKTCKNFLCLCSGEKGIGKITGKKLCYKGTTFHRVVKNFMIQGGDFSEGNGKGGESIYGGYFKDENFILKHDRAFLLSMANRGKHTNGSQFFITTKPAPHLDGVHVVFGLVISGFEVIEQIENLKTDTASRPYADVRVIDCGVLVTKSAKDALEKKKKVSSDSEVSDSSSTASSSSETSSESEDENERSRRRRKRKRRAKTKQSRKRRKEERKKEDPRCKRISNQRRSLSDKSDTTEKAVEVSTKRDKPVVRPEEIPPVPENRFLLRRDVPVVNIEPEPKLLDATPALADQKPSVSKSGRKIKGRGTIRYHTPPRSRSCSESDDDESSETPPHWKEEMQRLRTYRPPSGEKWSKGDKLSDPCTSRWDERSASRRSRSWSRNGYSDLSTVRYSSHHKKHRKEKKKVKHKKKSKKQKHFKKHKQTKKKKTSGSSDVDSSHSFLRRTKSSCDHERKSRSSSLSSRHSSRRDWSKSDKEDQSSSTLSSRGTRSYYRSRSRSRSKSRSYSQRSSRSRSASKSSHSRSRSRSNSNPRHPKTVSNSPRNISTQLNENKLNKTAEPVRAVILPGDKVVVPPVVPENLPVIPLSDSPPPSRWKPGQKPWKPSYERIQEMKAKTTHLIPTQTNYNLVVVKEANPSSSYPKRQRSSDSDRSGYSKYRSDRSSDSSRSRSSQSRSYSRSYTRSRSPSSSRTKSHSSGRSPSPSKCRSDRSGYSESTSYYSLSDDDRHRNNRKTASNDQNGRSLKLRHETSSESTVPYKRTKDCDESSRGLKESDSLSSSDISTDSERSAKVVHEKEGRLQLQGKTQQLDKNSLSSERGEERSKSEQDSDHSKRKAPKEKSSEKPRGGAKTKRKSYSGSKWDSESNSERGEARPNRGNSRPSSSKEEGEATSGSDTELSVTKRIKKKSNSSEHVLDSDCVWKRRKQLSSSESESSCSSSTNVRGKSKKPKHGLKKSLKKSHSKKAKEKSKGKKEKKLKVQKRREMFHWQPPLEFGEDDDDEINEKLVSKDDKKDKQLTGNVKDKNQVYEKDEVAKDKMGNGEKSCADENLLGKNIISDASPDRSNLNKDGIETNASTGILNSGINVTACKNEIKQAEESNQNGLEDVIQTDDNMEICTPDRSSPGKVDVDVLSPDVLTVKPQAIGADINKDLQVETPEPDAVKLGNNIIDFINIKEEKETVMQESNSVPVSGAKDCSSKSDITENTQSNIIDNKWKPLQGVGNLQPATISTASEVKNVASAPEPKPAGLRIEIKAKNKVRPGSLFDEVRKTARLNRRPRNQESSSEEESPSRDDNSPSRSLSRSRSKSGSKSRHRTRSISYSRSRSRSRSSTYSYRSRSYTRSRSRGRYSTDRSRSRSSSYHSYKSRSRTYSRSRSRSSSYGHHSRSSRSYTYDSYYSRSRSRSKRSDSYRRSRSYDRRSRSYGSDSESDRSYSNNRSPSESSRYS, encoded by the exons ATGGGGGTGCGGGACCGGCCCCAGTGCTTCTTCGAGATCGAGATCAACCGGGAGCCAG TTGGTCGAATTATGTTTCAGCTTTTCTCAGACATATGTCCGAAGACTTGCAAAAACTTCCTTTGCCTATGCTCAG GTGAAAAAGGAATTGGCAAAATAACTGGAAAGAAGCTGTGTTACAAAGGCACTACATTCCATCGTGTGGTTAAAAACTTCATGATTCAGGGTGGGGACTTCAGCGAag GTAATGGAAAAGGAGGTGAATCTATTTATGGTGGCTATTTTAAAG aTGAAAACTTTATTCTCAAACATGACAGAGCGTTCCTTTTGTCAATGGCAAACCGAGGGAAACATACCAATGGTTCCCAATTTTTCAT AACGACGAAACCTGCTCCTCATCTTGACGG TGTACACGTTGTCTTTGGACTGGTTATTTCTGGGTTTGAAGTAATAGAACAAATAGAAAATTTGAAAACTGATACTGCAAGTAGGCCCTATGCTGATGTACGAGTTATTGACTGTGGGGTGCTGGTCACGAAATCGGCAAAAGATG ctttggagaaaaagaagaaagtgtcTTCTGACTCAGAAGTTTCAGACTCCTCCTCTACTGCATCAAGCTCTTCAGAAACTTCATCTGAAAGTgaagatgaaaatgaaagaagcagaagaagaagaaagcgTAAGAGAAGGGCTAAAACCAAACAATCAAGAAAacgaagaaaggaagagaggaagaaagaggatcCAAGGTGCAAGCGAATCTCAAACCAAAGACG CAGCCTTTCTGACAAGAGTGatacaacagaaaaagcagtcGAAGTTAGCACAAAGAGGGACAAACCTGTGGTACGTCCTGAAGAAATTCCCCCAGTGCctgaaaatagatttttgcTGAGAAGAGATGTGCCTGTTGTCAATATAGAACCTGAACC GAAGCTTCTTGATGCTACGCCAGCTCTGGCTGACCAGAAACCTTCAGTCTCTAAATCTGGACgaaaaattaaaggaagagGCACAATA cGATATCACACTCCACCTCGGTCACGATCGTGTTCTGAATCTGATGATGATGAGAGCAGTGAGACCCCTCCTCACTGGAAAGAGGAGATGCAGAGATTGCGAACGTACAGACCACCTAGTGGAGAAAAGTGGAGCAAAGGCGATAA GTTGAGCGATCCGTGTACAAGCAGATGGGATGAAAGAAGTGCATCCCGGAGATCAAGGTCTTGGTCGCGTAACGGTTATTCTGATCTAAGTACTGTGAGGTATTCCAGCCATCACAAGAaacacaggaaagagaaaaagaaggtgaaacataaaaagaaatctaaaaagcagaaacatttcaAGAAGCACAAGCAAacgaaaaaaaagaaaacatcaggcTCATCAGATGTAGATTCCTCTCATTCCTTCCTCAGGAGGACAAAATCGTCCTGTGATCATGAGAGGAAATCTCGTTCTTCTTCATTGTCTTCTAGACATTCATCCAGAAGAGACTGGTCTAAATCCGATAAGGAAGACCAGAGTTCATCTACTTTATCAAGCAGAGGGACTCGATCATACTACAGGTCCAGATCCAGATCTAGGTCTAAATCAAGATCTTATTCCCAAAGAAGTTCTAGATCACGATCAGCCTCTAAATCATCGCATTCTCGAAGTAGGTCAAGGTCAAATTCTAACCCTAGACATCCAAAGACAGTCTCCAATTCTCCACGAAATATTTCAAcacaattaaatgaaaataagttgAACAAGACTGCTGAGCCTGTAAGAGCAGTTATACTCCCAGGTGATAAAGTTGTTGTGCCACCAGTTGTCCCAGAAAACCTCCCTGTTATCCCTTTAAGTGATAGCCCACCGCCTTCAAGGTGGAAACCTGGGCAGAAACCATGGAAGCCATCTTATGAGCGAATTCAGGAAATGAAAGCTAAAACAACCCATTTAATACCCACACAAACTAATTACAATTTAGTAGTCGTTAAAGAGGCTAATCCTTCCTCCTCATATCCTAAGCGACAAAGGAGTTCAGATAGTGATCGAAGCGGTTATTCCAAATATCGTAGTGACAGAAGCTCAGACAGCTCGAGAAGCAGGTCCTCTCAAAGTAGGTCATACTCAAGATCCTATACAAGATCTAGAAGTCCATCTAGCTCTAGGACAAAATCTCACTCTTCTGGCAGATCCCCGTCACCGAGCAAGTGCCGCAGTGACAGGTCAGGTTATAGTGAATCAACATCTTATTATTCCCTTAGTGACGatgatagacacagaaacaacagaaaaaccgCATCAAATGATCAAAATGGTCGGTCCCTTAAACTGAGGCACGAAACGAGCTCTGAAAGTACTGTCCCTTATAAGCGTACGAAAGACTGTGATGAGTCTTCCCGAGGATTGAAAGAGAGTGACAGTTTATCATCTTCAGACATTTCTACTGACAGTGAGCGTTCTGCCAAAGTAGTCCACGAAAAAGAAGGCCGTCTTCAATTACAAGGGAAAACTCAGCAACTGGATAAAAATAGCTTAAGTTCTGAGAGAGGTGAGGAGAGGTCCAAGTCTGAACAGGATTCTGATCATTCTAAAAGGAAAGCACCGAAGGAGAAGTCTTCTGAGAAACCTAGAGGTGGTGCAAAAACTAAACGAAAATCCTATTCAGGTAGTAAGTGGGACTCTGAATCAAATTCTGAAAGAGGAGAGGCAAGGCCTAATAGGGGAAATTCCAGACCCTCTTCTAGTAAAGAAGAAGGAGAGGCCACATCAGGATCTGATACAGAGCTTAGCGTTAccaaaaggataaaaaaaaaatctaattcttCAGAACATGTTCTAGATTCTGATTGTGtgtggaagagaaggaagcagTTGTCATCTTCTGAATCTGAGAGTTCTTGTTCGAGCTCAACGAATGTGAGAGGaaagtcaaaaaaacccaaacatggattgaaaaaaagtttaaaaaaatcgcattccaaaaaagcaaaagaaaaatcaaaagggaaaaaggaaaagaaactcaaagttcagaaaagaagagaaatgtttcattGGCAGCCCCCTCTGGAATTTggtgaagatgatgatgatgagatAAATGAAAAGCTGGTTAGCAAGGATGATAAAAAAGACAAGCAGCTTACTGGGAACGTAAAGGATAAAAATCAAGTCTATGAAAAGGATGAAGTAGCCAAAGATAAAATGGGAAATGGTGAGAAGTCTTGTGCAGATGAAAACCTTTTAGGTAAAAACATTATAAGTGATGCCTCGCCAGATCGCAGTAACCTTAATAAAGATGGCATTGAAACAAATGCTTCAACCGGTATTTTAAACTCAGGAATAAATGTGACTGCTTGCAAGAACGAGATTAAACAAGCTGAAGAAAGTAACCAGAATGGACTGGAAGATGTTATTCAGACAGATGACAACATGGAGATCTGTACTCCAGATCGTAGCTCACCAGGGAAGGTTGATGTGGACGTTTTGTCTCCTGACGTTCTCACTGTTAAACCTCAGGCTATAGGTGCTGATATAAACAAAGATTTACAGGTTGAGACCCCTGAACCAGATGCTGTCAAACTAGGAAACAATATAATAGACTTTATtaatattaaagaagaaaaagaaactgtaatGCAAGAAAGTAACTCTGTCCCTGTGTCTGGTGCTAAAGACTGTAGTTCAAAAAGTGATATCACTGAAAATACACAAAGCAATATCATAGATAACAAGTGGAAGCCTTTGCAAGGTGTTGGTAATTTACAACCAGCAACAATTAGTACTGCTTCAGAAGTTAAGAATGTGGCTTCAGCCCCAGAGCCTAAACCAGCTGGTTTAAGAAttgaaataaaagctaaaaataaagtaagacCTGGATCTCTCTTTGATGAAGTTAGAAAAACAGCACGGCTGAATCGAAGGCCAAGGAACCAAGAAAGTTCCAGTGAGGAAGAATCTCCAAGTAGAGATGACAATAGCCCATCCAGGAGTCTCAGTAGGTCACGAAGTAAATCTGGATCCAAGTCCAGACACAGGACAAGGTCCATATCTTACAGTCGCTCAAGAAGTCGGTCCCGAAGTTCTACATATTCCTATAG GTCAAGAAGCTACACAAGAAGCCGAAGCAGAGGAAGGTATAGTACAGATCGGTCAAGAAGTCGAAGTAGTTCTTACCACAGTTACAAGAGTCGTAG TCGAACCTATAGTAGAAGTAGATCCAGAAGTAGTTCTTACGGTCATCATAGTCGGTCCAG tAGGTCATACACGTATGATAGTTACTACAGCAGAAGTCGAAGTAGAAGTAAAAGGAGTGACAGCTATCGAAGATCTAGAAGTTACGATAGACGATCCAG ATCTTACGGCTCTGACAGTGAAAGCGATCGCAGTTACTCTAACAATCGAAGTCCCAGTGAAAGCAGCAGATACAGCTGA